A region of Saccopteryx leptura isolate mSacLep1 chromosome X, mSacLep1_pri_phased_curated, whole genome shotgun sequence DNA encodes the following proteins:
- the ZCCHC12 gene encoding zinc finger CCHC domain-containing protein 12, whose product MASMMARVGSSRRQNAPLPPWAHTMLRSLGRSLGPLMANMAERNLKLFSGRMVPGQGEETFENWLIQVNGALPDWNMSDEEKLKRLMKTLRGPAREVMYLLQTANPNLSVAEFLHAMKLVFGEPESNVTAHSKLFNTLQAQGEKASLYAIRLEVQLQNAVQAGIIAERDANQTRLHQLLLGAELSADLRYRLKHLLRLHANEQEPLPNFLELIRMIREEEDWDDTFIARKRARRSESMLERAITNPVTFQGSLRIVIGNADCNVIEIDDTPDDSDEDVILVEAQDPPLPIPNALPSGSRARPQEPVLIIDSPNCSQAQSPSTSGGAGYKHDDPEDMRRTRKRKHTTHCSHCGKAGHSKEICDHESNRAQMFENLIITLQELTNSEEEALREIPEEPNDPFEPQ is encoded by the coding sequence ATGGCTAGCATGATGGCTCGTGTGGGTAGCAGCCGGCGGCAGAACGCGCCCTTGCCGCCCTGGGCCCATACTATGCTTAGGTCCCTGGGGAGGAGTCTTGGTCCTTTAATGGCCAACATGGCAGAGAGAAACTTGAAGTTGTTCTCTGGGAGGATGGTGCCAGGCCAGGGGGAAGAAACCTTTGAAAACTGGCTAATCCAAGTCAATGGGGCCCTGCCAGACTGGAATATGTCTGATGAGGAAAAGCTCAAGCGCCTGATGAAAACCCTTAGGGGCCCTGCTCGGGAGGTCATGTATTTGCTCCAGACAGCCAACCCCAACCTAAGTGTGGCAGAATTCTTGCACGCAATGAAACTGGTGTTTGGGGAGCCTGAAAGCAATGTGACTGCTCACAGTAAATTGTTTAACACCTTGCAGGCGCAAGGGGAGAAAGCCTCCCTTTATGCCATCCGTTTAGAGGTGCAGCTCCAGAACGCTGTTCAGGCAGGGATTATAGCTGAGAGAGATGCTAACCAGACTCGCCTGCACCAGCTCCTTTTAGGAGCTGAGCTGAGTGCGGACCTCCGCTACAGGCTGAAGCATCTTCTCCGGCTGCATGCCAATGAGCAGGAGCCTCTTCCCAATTTCCTGGAGTTAATCAGAATGATAAGGGAGGAAGAGGATTGGGATGACACTTTTATTGCACGGAAGCGAGCCAGGAGATCTGAGTCAATGCTGGAGAGGGCCATCACCAATCCAGTGACATTTCAGGGCTCCCTACGGATAGTGATCGGCAATGCTGACTGCAACGTGATAGAGATAGATGACACCCCGGATGACTCAGATGAGGATGTCATCCTGGTGGAGGCTCAAGACCCTCCACTCCCGATCCCGAATGCTCTTCCCTCAGGAAGCAGGGCCCGACCTCAGGAGCCAGTGCTAATCATTGATTCCCCCAACTGTTCCCAGGCTCAATCTCCTTCCACCAGTGGGGGTGCTGGCTATAAGCATGATGATCCTGAGGATATGCGTAGAACCAGGAAGCGAAAACACACAACCCACTGCTCACATTGTGGCAAGGCGGGTCACTCGAAGGAAATCTGTGACCATGAGAGCAACAGGGCCCAGATGTTTGAGAATCTGATAATCACCCTGCAGGAGCTGACCAATTCAGAGGAGGAGGCATTAAGGGAGATTCCTGAGGAGCCCAATGACCCCTTTGAGCCCCAGTGA